A part of Mycolicibacterium sp. TUM20985 genomic DNA contains:
- a CDS encoding ABC transporter substrate-binding protein, producing MIARPRRFASLAAVISLVGVLGLSACASGPADEIHYAIDGTLVTYNTNTVVGAASAGPQAFARVLTGFNYHGPEGQVVGDRDFGTIAVVGRAPLVLDYQISDAAVYSDGKPVTCDDMVLAWAAQSGRFLGFDAASRAGYGDVAGVDCAPGQKKARVTFAQDRGFVDFGQLFAATTLMPSHVIADELGAGDGAVTTALQARDLPTIARIAQLWNSTWNLTPDLDLKRFPSSGPYKLSSVGEDGTVVLVANDKWWGPKPVTGQITVWPRGADVQDRVNAGEYDVVDVAAGSAGTLTLPDGYAQSDSPSAGIEQLIFAPGGPLLNPAARRAVALCTPRDQIARNAGTPIANSRLNPTAEDSITAAESVTEGGQFSASNPVAARDALGGSPLTVRIGYQSPNPRLAATVGAIARACEPAGITVQDASSDAVGPQTLRDNQIDALLASTGGAAGSGSTGSSAMDAYDLFSGNGNNLSGYANEQVDGVIGALAVTADPKELARLLGEGAPVLWVDMPTLPLYRQQRTLLVSTKMTAVSSNPTRWGAGWNMDRWALNR from the coding sequence ATGATTGCCCGACCCCGGCGGTTCGCCAGCCTCGCGGCAGTGATCTCTCTCGTTGGTGTTCTCGGCCTGTCGGCGTGCGCGAGTGGACCTGCAGACGAAATCCACTACGCCATCGACGGAACGCTGGTCACCTACAACACCAACACCGTGGTGGGCGCGGCCTCAGCCGGTCCACAGGCCTTCGCCAGGGTGTTGACGGGGTTCAACTACCACGGCCCCGAGGGACAGGTCGTCGGCGACCGCGACTTCGGCACCATCGCCGTGGTCGGCCGCGCGCCGCTGGTGCTGGACTATCAGATCAGCGATGCCGCCGTGTATTCGGACGGCAAGCCGGTCACCTGTGACGACATGGTGCTCGCGTGGGCCGCGCAGTCGGGCCGGTTCCTCGGTTTCGACGCGGCCAGCCGGGCGGGCTACGGCGACGTGGCCGGCGTCGACTGCGCACCGGGGCAGAAGAAGGCCCGCGTGACGTTCGCCCAGGATCGCGGCTTCGTCGACTTCGGTCAGTTGTTCGCCGCGACGACGCTGATGCCGTCGCACGTGATCGCCGATGAACTCGGTGCCGGCGACGGGGCGGTCACCACGGCTCTGCAGGCGCGGGATCTCCCGACGATCGCCCGTATCGCGCAGCTGTGGAACTCTACGTGGAATCTGACGCCGGACCTGGATCTGAAGAGGTTTCCGTCGTCGGGCCCGTACAAACTGAGCTCGGTCGGCGAGGACGGCACGGTCGTGTTGGTCGCGAACGACAAGTGGTGGGGCCCGAAACCAGTGACCGGCCAGATCACGGTGTGGCCGCGCGGCGCCGACGTTCAGGACCGCGTGAACGCCGGCGAGTACGACGTCGTCGACGTCGCGGCGGGCTCGGCGGGCACCCTGACCCTTCCCGACGGATACGCCCAGTCCGACAGCCCGTCGGCCGGCATCGAGCAGCTGATCTTCGCGCCCGGCGGACCGCTGCTGAATCCGGCGGCGCGACGGGCCGTGGCGCTCTGCACGCCCCGGGATCAGATCGCGCGCAACGCGGGGACGCCGATCGCGAACAGCCGGCTGAACCCCACTGCCGAGGACTCGATCACGGCCGCCGAGAGCGTCACCGAGGGCGGCCAGTTCAGCGCGTCGAACCCCGTGGCGGCGCGCGACGCCCTCGGAGGAAGTCCGCTGACCGTCCGCATCGGCTACCAGAGCCCGAACCCACGCCTGGCCGCGACCGTGGGCGCGATCGCCCGGGCCTGCGAGCCGGCGGGCATCACGGTTCAGGACGCGTCGTCAGACGCCGTCGGCCCGCAGACGTTGCGCGACAATCAGATCGACGCACTCCTGGCAAGCACGGGAGGGGCGGCGGGCAGTGGCTCGACGGGATCGTCCGCGATGGACGCCTACGACCTGTTCAGCGGCAACGGGAACAATCTGTCGGGCTACGCCAACGAACAGGTCGACGGTGTGATCGGAGCGCTGGCGGTCACGGCAGACCCGAAGGAGCTGGCCCGGTTGTTGGGTGAGGGCGCACCCGTACTGTGGGTCGACATGCCCACCCTTCCGCTCTACCGCCAGCAGCGCACTCTGCTGGTGTCGACGAAGATGACTGCGGTGAGCAGCAATCCGACGCGCTGGGGGGCAGGATGGAACATGGACCGATGGGCGCTGAACCGATGA
- the secF gene encoding protein translocase subunit SecF has protein sequence MAKHESEDVDTTQVTDVTGGSDAVELDDTSAAAELGASSAEAPRHGFFVRLYTGTGAFDVVGRRKLWFGVSGAIMLIALASILLRGFTFGIDFEGGTKVSLPASGVQGQVTTQQVEDVFSQTLGRAPESVVQVGNGGSATIQIRAETLSNPDTEKLRTALFDTFQPKGADGQPSKAAVSDSAVSETWGGQITKKALIALVVFLVLVSAYIAIRYERYMAAAALAALVFDLVTTAGVYSLVGFEVTPATVIGLLTILGFSLYDTVIVFDKVEENVHGFEHTTRRTFAEQANLAINQTFMRSINTSLISVLPIIALIVVAVWLLGVGTLQDLALVQLVGVIVGTYSSIFFATPLLVAMRERTDLVRNHTRRVNNRRKASSAKASDTAIDSVDETVAARETVSVAATPAPDKPAPGARPVRPTGRPSGKRNTRR, from the coding sequence ATGGCCAAGCACGAGTCCGAGGACGTCGACACCACGCAGGTCACCGACGTGACCGGCGGCAGCGACGCGGTCGAGCTCGACGACACGTCGGCAGCCGCGGAGCTGGGCGCCTCGAGCGCCGAGGCCCCACGGCACGGCTTCTTCGTCCGGCTCTACACGGGTACCGGTGCCTTCGACGTCGTCGGCAGGCGCAAGCTGTGGTTCGGCGTCAGCGGGGCCATCATGCTGATCGCATTGGCCAGTATCCTGTTGCGCGGCTTCACCTTTGGCATCGACTTCGAGGGCGGCACCAAGGTGTCCCTGCCCGCGTCGGGTGTACAGGGTCAAGTGACCACCCAGCAGGTGGAGGACGTGTTCTCCCAGACGCTCGGCAGGGCCCCCGAATCGGTGGTCCAGGTCGGCAACGGCGGCTCGGCGACCATCCAGATCCGTGCCGAGACGTTGAGCAATCCCGACACCGAGAAGCTGCGGACGGCGTTGTTCGACACCTTCCAGCCCAAGGGTGCCGACGGTCAGCCGAGCAAGGCGGCGGTCAGCGATTCGGCGGTGTCGGAGACGTGGGGTGGTCAGATCACCAAGAAGGCGCTCATCGCGCTGGTGGTCTTCCTGGTCCTGGTGTCGGCGTACATCGCCATCCGGTACGAGCGGTACATGGCCGCGGCGGCACTGGCCGCGCTGGTCTTCGATCTGGTGACGACCGCGGGTGTCTACTCGCTCGTCGGGTTCGAGGTCACCCCTGCCACGGTGATCGGTCTGCTGACGATTCTGGGCTTCTCGCTCTACGACACCGTCATCGTGTTCGACAAGGTCGAGGAGAACGTCCACGGGTTCGAGCACACCACCCGCAGGACGTTCGCCGAACAGGCCAACCTGGCGATCAACCAGACGTTCATGCGATCGATCAACACCAGCCTGATCTCGGTGCTGCCGATCATCGCGCTGATCGTGGTCGCCGTGTGGCTGCTCGGGGTGGGCACGTTGCAGGATCTGGCCCTGGTCCAGCTCGTCGGCGTGATCGTCGGCACGTACTCGTCGATCTTCTTCGCCACACCCTTGCTGGTCGCCATGCGGGAACGCACCGACCTGGTGCGCAACCACACCCGTCGCGTCAACAACCGGCGCAAGGCTTCGTCGGCGAAGGCCTCGGACACCGCGATCGACTCGGTGGACGAGACGGTCGCCGCGCGCGAGACGGTGTCGGTCGCGGCTACCCCGGCCCCCGACAAGCCGGCGCCAGGCGCGAGGCCGGTCCGTCCCACCGGTAGGCCGTCGGGTAAGCGGAACACCAGGCGGTAA